One region of Lagopus muta isolate bLagMut1 chromosome 13, bLagMut1 primary, whole genome shotgun sequence genomic DNA includes:
- the GPR174 gene encoding probable G-protein coupled receptor 174, whose protein sequence is MENSSNCSTSTDLKLYYAITYAFILIPGLIGNVLALWVFYGYMKETKRAVIFMINLAIADLSQVLSLPLRIFYYLTKTWKFGGGLCMFCFYLKYVNMYASIYFLVCISVRRFLFLMYPFRFTDCKRVCDVYISIVGWVVVCVGCLPFPLLRLTQNTTNECFVDLPVQEVDLPTSIIMMTIGELVGFVTPLLIILYCSWKTALSLKERNSASPDLGEKKKALKMILTCALVFLICFAPYHISFPLDFFVKTKKIKNCCTQKVISVFHAVALCLASLNSCVDPILYYFTTDEFRRRLSRQELHDGAPLHSHSQQHTQDALQDSIPLKAPSPEHTAGQAH, encoded by the coding sequence ATGGAGAACAGCTCCAACTGCTCCACCAGCACTGACCTGAAGCTCTACTACGCCATCACATACGCATTCATCCTCATCCCTGGACTCATAGGAAACGTGTTGGCTTTGTGGGTTTTCTATGGCTACATGAAAGAGACGAAAAGGGCCGTGATATTTATGATCAACTTGGCCATCGCCGACTTATCACAAGTTTTATCCTTACCCCTGAGGATTTTCTACTACTTGACCAAGACGTGGAAGTTTGGAGGAGGCCTCTGCATGTTCTGCTTCTACCTGAAGTACGTCAACATGTACGCCAGCATCTACTTCCTGGTGTGCATCAGCGTGCGCCGCTTCTTGTTCCTGATGTACCCCTTCCGATTCACGGACTGCAAGCGTGTCTGCGATGTGTACATCAGCATCGTGGGCTGGGTGGTGGTGTGCGTTGGCTGCCTGCCTTTCCCCTTGCTGAGGCTCACTCAGAACACCACCAACGAGTGCTTTGTGGACCTGCCCGTGCAGGAGGTGGACCTTCCCACCTCCATCATCATGATGACCATCGGGGAGCTGGTGGGCTTCGTGACGCCCCTGCTGATCATCCTGTACTGCTCCTGGAAGACGGCCTTATCGCTGAAGGAAAGGAACTCTGCTTCACCAGACCtcggggagaaaaaaaaggctctcAAGATGATTCTCACCTGCGCTCTCGTATTTCTGATCTGCTTCGCGCCTTACCACATCAGCTTCCCCCTGGATTTCTTTGTCAAAACCAAAAAGATTAAGAACTGCTGCACCCAGAAGGTGATCTCAGTGTTCCACGCTGTTGCCCTGTGTCTGGCCAGCCTCAATTCCTGCGTGGACCCAATCCTCTACTACTTCACCACAGATGAGTTCCGCAGGCGGCTGTCCCGGCAGGAGCTGCATGACGGTGCCCcgctgcacagccacagccagcagcacacgCAGGACGCACTGCAGGACAGCATCCCTCTGAAAGCTCCTAGCccagagcacactgcaggaCAAGCCCACTGA
- the LOC125699619 gene encoding putative P2Y purinoceptor 10, with the protein MESNASSGNCSQPQMSFQNTLYAATYTIIFIPGLLANSAALWVLCRFISKKSKAVIFMINLAVADLAHVLSLPLRMYYYINHTWPFGTFLCQLCFYLKYLNMYASICFLTCISIQRYLFLLHPFKATAWKRRYDVGLSAAVWLFVGAACLPLPIVRSPALSNSTTTCFSDLAVKQLTPGASITLVTVAELFGFVIPFGIIAWCTWKMRQSLQEGGTQLQSASEKQKALRMVLMCAAVFFICFTPYHINFPFFMLVIENIIKDCTVHSNTLRFHPISLCLASLNCCLDPVLYYFMTSEFQDQLLRHGCAALRTRLTRSRRSLTTSDSGHDIRTKRRNLPRFQFWSLPKFFGRINNMEIPPMQPDELLLESIS; encoded by the coding sequence ATGGAGAGCAACGCTTCCTCGGGGAACTGCAGCCAGCCCCAGATGTCCTTCCAGAACACGCTGTACGCAGCCACCTACACCATCATCTTCATCCCCGGCCTGCTGGCCAACAGCGCTGCCCTCTGGGTGCTGTGCCGCTTCATCAGCAAGAAGAGCAAGGCTGTCATCTTCATGATCAACCTGGCCGTGGCCGACCTGGCGCACGTCCTGTCGCTGCCGCTGCGGATGTATTACTACATCAACCACACGTGGCCCTTTGGGACCTTCCTCTGCCAGCTGTGCTTCTACCTGAAGTACCTCAACATGTACGCCAGCATCTGCTTCCTCACCTGCATCAGCATCCAGCGGTACCTCTTCCTCCTGCACCCCTTCAAGGCCACGGCCTGGAAGCGCCGCTATGACGTGGGGCTCAGCGCGGCCGTCTGGCTCTTTGTGGgcgctgcctgcctgcctctgcCCATTGTCAGGAGCCCGGCCCTATCCAACAGCACCACCACCTGCTTCTCCGACCTGGCCGTCAAGCAGCTGACGCCAGGAGCCTCCATCACTCTGGTGACGGTGGCGGAGCTCTTTGGGTTCGTCATCCCCTTCGGCATCATCGCGTGGTGCACCTGGAAGATGCGGCAGTCGCTGCAGGAGGGCGGGACGCAGCTGCAGAGCGCCAGCGAGAAGCAGAAGGCACTAAGGATGGTGCTGATGTGTGCCGCCGTCTTCTTCATCTGCTTCACCCCCTACCACATCAACTTCCCCTTCTTCATGTTGGTGATCGAGAACATCATCAAGGACTGCACCGTGCACAGCAACACGCTCCGCTTCCACCCCATCTCCCTCTGCCTTGCCAGCCTCAACTGCTGCCTGGATCCGGTCCTCTACTACTTCATGACCTCCGAGTTCCAGGACCAGCTGCTCCGGCACGGCTGTGCTGCCCTACGGACTCGCCTCACACGCAGCCGACGCAGCCTCACCACGAGTGACTCCGGCCATGACATCCGCACCAAGCGGAGAAACCTGCCCAGGTTTCAGTTTTGGTCCCTCCCCAAGTTCTTTGGAAGgataaacaacatggaaatCCCCCCGATGCAGCCCGACGAGCTCCTCTTGGAGTCCATCTCTTGA